A section of the Arcobacter roscoffensis genome encodes:
- a CDS encoding sensor histidine kinase, whose translation MTQKNLIDKLENENLELKKLLIEEKKKNKIKDELCIQQSKMAAMGEMIGNIAHQWRQPLMELSSVLMVLESKIELNGKISNSEVLEAIKKSDKLTKHMSNTIDDFRSFFSKEKEKVKFIISDQIKRVVNILSTTLNNKDIKVNIVIKSNPIILGFKNEYSQALINIITNAKDELINRKIENGHIDVKVYEENGFCITEVSDNAGGIKPEYINEIFKPFVTFDKKNGTGIGLFMTKLIVENNMNGKIVVQNENNGAKFKISLPIKS comes from the coding sequence ATGACACAAAAAAATTTGATAGATAAACTTGAAAATGAAAATTTAGAGTTGAAAAAATTATTAATTGAAGAGAAGAAAAAAAATAAAATTAAAGATGAATTATGTATCCAACAATCTAAAATGGCTGCAATGGGTGAGATGATTGGAAATATTGCTCATCAATGGAGACAGCCCTTGATGGAGTTGTCTTCTGTACTAATGGTATTAGAATCAAAGATTGAACTTAATGGAAAGATTTCAAATAGTGAGGTATTAGAAGCTATAAAAAAGTCTGATAAACTTACAAAACATATGTCAAATACAATTGATGACTTTAGAAGTTTTTTCTCTAAAGAAAAAGAAAAAGTGAAGTTTATAATTTCTGATCAAATAAAAAGAGTTGTAAATATATTAAGTACAACTTTAAATAATAAAGATATAAAAGTAAATATTGTTATTAAGTCGAACCCTATAATATTGGGTTTTAAAAATGAATATTCACAAGCCTTAATTAATATAATAACTAATGCTAAAGATGAACTAATAAATAGAAAAATTGAAAATGGACATATTGATGTAAAGGTTTATGAAGAAAATGGCTTTTGTATAACTGAAGTATCAGATAATGCAGGAGGGATAAAACCCGAATACATAAATGAAATATTTAAACCATTTGTTACATTTGATAAAAAAAATGGAACAGGAATAGGTCTTTTTATGACGAAATTAATTGTTGAGAATAATATGAATGGAAAAATAGTCGTTCAAAATGAAAATAATGGAGCAAAATTCAAAATCTCTTTACCTATTAAAAGTTAG
- a CDS encoding response regulator transcription factor, whose product MSINNDLELIKTLNILYIEDEKEIRENISKVLSMFSKSVITGKNGTEALEIYKKNKIDIIISDINMPELSGIELIKIIREENKYIPVILLTSHTETNLLLDATKLKLTDYLLKPINLTDLKNALFKATEEYLQHNGIIANFPNNIKYDITKKQLFGNGDRKDITNKEILLLEYLYENKNRTVTKEEIKVHLWEDEFEATEGAFKSVLTKLRKKIGKESILNISGIGYQLKCF is encoded by the coding sequence ATGTCAATAAATAATGATTTAGAACTTATCAAAACACTTAATATTCTTTATATTGAAGATGAAAAAGAGATAAGAGAAAATATTTCAAAAGTTTTATCAATGTTCTCAAAGAGTGTTATAACAGGGAAAAATGGAACTGAAGCCTTGGAAATTTATAAAAAAAATAAAATTGACATAATAATTAGTGATATAAATATGCCGGAACTTTCTGGAATTGAACTAATAAAAATAATAAGAGAAGAAAATAAATATATTCCAGTTATTTTATTGACTTCACATACTGAAACAAACTTATTACTTGATGCAACAAAACTAAAACTAACTGATTATTTATTAAAACCTATAAATTTAACAGATTTAAAAAATGCCCTATTTAAGGCTACTGAAGAGTACCTACAACACAATGGAATTATAGCCAATTTTCCAAATAATATAAAATATGATATTACAAAAAAACAACTTTTTGGAAATGGTGATAGAAAAGATATTACAAATAAAGAGATACTTCTACTAGAATACTTATATGAGAATAAGAATAGAACTGTTACAAAAGAAGAGATTAAAGTTCATTTATGGGAAGATGAATTTGAAGCAACAGAAGGAGCTTTTAAGTCTGTATTAACAAAACTTAGAAAAAAAATAGGGAAAGAATCAATCTTAAATATTTCAGGTATTGGATATCAATTAAAATGCTTCTAA
- a CDS encoding TolC family protein — protein MCTKNIKITTLSFFLATSLNAITLKETVLSVIDSNADVLSEKFNKEAYKKYVDEEKGDYLPTLDLDAFIEESKTTLNRDSQANDPTTAKKDGWNAILRFEQVLYDGGRTPSEVEEFRHSYISNKYRSDRRVEEIVRSAVDSYLNLVKYQELIDISTHSVNVHDDYLVIAQEKEEISGEVLESYQVNSKKHFVIDRLMEQKIDNTNALNTYEQLTNQEISGNICRPIINEKLIPKTLEKTIEETIRTNTKILEVISKVKEQRENYIQSNAANLPNLKFQWQMSWDDDLAEPEDGREDINRVRLILNWNLFEGGKTKIAKQREELFLKEQQKVLDNTIKEVVNEVKTSYKNYYAKKAKIENLKKYVQDNKNIKEVYLKQLEDGTRTFIDILNAESEYFRSQIDSIEEEYELFAIYYDLLMQRNILSDSIINSKIQVCPTFESISVKAKEDKKVNKEKEEKLDSDLIDLLDNGLSEEKEEKKPELNNTNLDEEINNLIFEEIPASYISKDEKSDSLNLEDDLQIEEKNNVLIENSPILQGKYTINIATLKSDEDIQTFLTKMKLDNKNIILYNTNNRTKVLYGNYETSSEALDSLKKFSLELLEKNVYIDTLEKHRKILKKYKTVNK, from the coding sequence ATGTGTACTAAAAATATCAAAATAACTACGTTATCTTTTTTCTTAGCAACAAGTTTAAATGCAATAACATTAAAAGAAACAGTTTTAAGCGTTATTGATAGTAATGCAGATGTATTATCCGAGAAGTTTAATAAAGAAGCATATAAAAAATATGTTGATGAAGAAAAAGGCGATTATTTACCTACTTTAGATTTAGATGCTTTTATTGAAGAATCAAAAACAACTTTAAATAGAGATAGTCAAGCTAATGATCCTACAACTGCAAAAAAAGATGGATGGAATGCTATTTTAAGATTTGAACAGGTTTTATATGATGGTGGAAGAACACCAAGTGAAGTAGAAGAGTTTAGACATAGTTATATATCAAATAAATATAGAAGTGATAGAAGAGTTGAAGAGATAGTTCGTAGTGCAGTTGATAGTTATTTGAATTTAGTAAAGTATCAAGAACTTATAGATATTTCAACTCATAGTGTAAATGTACATGATGACTATTTAGTGATTGCTCAAGAAAAAGAAGAGATTAGTGGAGAAGTTTTAGAGAGCTATCAGGTTAATTCTAAAAAGCATTTTGTAATTGATAGACTAATGGAGCAAAAAATTGATAATACAAATGCTTTAAACACTTATGAACAACTAACAAACCAAGAAATCTCTGGAAATATATGTAGACCAATTATAAATGAAAAGTTAATTCCTAAAACTTTAGAAAAGACTATTGAAGAAACTATTAGAACTAATACAAAAATATTAGAAGTAATTTCAAAAGTAAAAGAACAAAGAGAAAATTATATTCAATCAAATGCAGCAAATCTCCCAAATCTTAAATTTCAATGGCAAATGTCTTGGGATGATGATTTAGCTGAACCAGAAGATGGAAGAGAAGATATAAATAGAGTAAGACTAATTTTAAATTGGAATTTATTTGAAGGTGGAAAAACAAAAATAGCAAAACAAAGAGAAGAGCTATTTTTAAAAGAACAACAAAAAGTATTGGATAATACAATAAAAGAAGTTGTTAATGAAGTTAAAACAAGTTATAAAAACTATTACGCAAAAAAAGCAAAAATAGAAAACCTAAAAAAATATGTTCAAGATAATAAAAATATTAAAGAAGTTTATTTAAAACAGTTAGAAGATGGAACAAGAACATTTATTGATATCTTAAATGCAGAATCTGAGTACTTTAGGTCTCAAATTGATTCAATAGAAGAAGAGTATGAGCTTTTTGCTATTTACTATGATTTATTAATGCAAAGAAATATCCTATCAGATTCTATAATAAATTCAAAAATACAAGTGTGTCCTACTTTTGAAAGTATATCTGTAAAAGCAAAAGAGGATAAGAAAGTTAATAAAGAAAAAGAAGAAAAGTTAGATTCTGATTTAATAGATTTACTTGATAATGGATTATCAGAGGAGAAAGAAGAAAAAAAACCTGAACTAAATAATACAAATTTAGATGAAGAGATAAATAACTTAATTTTCGAAGAAATACCAGCTTCTTATATTTCAAAAGATGAAAAAAGTGATAGTTTAAATTTAGAAGATGATTTACAAATAGAAGAAAAAAATAATGTTTTAATAGAAAACTCACCAATTCTTCAAGGAAAATATACAATTAATATCGCAACACTTAAAAGTGATGAAGATATACAAACATTTTTAACTAAAATGAAACTTGATAATAAAAATATTATTTTGTACAATACAAATAATAGAACAAAAGTTTTATATGGAAACTATGAAACCTCAAGTGAAGCTTTAGATAGTTTAAAAAAGTTTTCATTAGAGTTATTAGAAAAAAATGTATACATTGATACTTTAGAAAAGCATAGAAAAATATTAAAAAAATATAAAACTGTAAATAAGTAG
- a CDS encoding type I secretion system permease/ATPase, with translation MGENINTQDSDLLKEKRKVDCLLECLLFLSKYHQRAVSKEALAYGLGIHGEVLNQSNFISSAKKIGLISKPSQRANIKDIDRLALPAVIYTQNNCAAVLLDYDEQSNSATAIFPEISQGETKVSLDELEKRYTGKCIIIKPAYNFENRVSKGVKIEQPKKWFWGAMKRNKDLYIKVIIASIFINIFVIATPLFIMNVYDRILPNNAIETLWALAIGIFVVMTFDFILKIIRSKYLAKASKKADIIMSNKIFDQLLNIRLDQRPASTGMFVNRLQSFQAIRDFFGTATIATIVDIPFLFIFIAIIFYIGGPLGWITVATLVIAILFSLIMQKPIQKYVKQSSKEEQLKHTTLNETVSGLEIIKSVRGQNRMKAHWDKSIGQTVYFNEQSQELSQITSYFTSFISQLSNIFIIIGGVYLASTGDLTMGGIVAAMLLNRRAISPVSQIVNMVLRYDKTVLALDNIDKIMQMEVERENKVYLSRPDLKGEIEFKDITFSYKDKNYEVLKNINLKIKQGEKIAILGRIGSGKSTLVKLLQNLYVPKKGSILIEKTDVRQIDPVDLRRSIGVVPQEPFLFMGSVKDNITIGEPFATDEEILKASKIAGVHEFLGKHESGYDFMLGERGEGLSGGEIQSITLARALVSNPDIMILDEPTNSMDKQTEKQFINKLHNILDDQTVIVVTHKTSMLALVDRIIVLDDGKIIADGPKEKIIASKKESNEK, from the coding sequence ATGGGTGAGAATATAAATACACAAGATAGTGATTTATTAAAAGAAAAAAGAAAAGTCGATTGTTTATTAGAGTGTTTACTTTTTCTATCAAAGTATCACCAAAGAGCTGTTTCAAAAGAAGCATTAGCCTATGGTCTTGGAATACATGGTGAGGTTTTAAATCAAAGTAACTTCATATCATCTGCTAAAAAAATAGGTTTAATCTCAAAGCCTTCTCAAAGAGCAAATATTAAAGATATTGATAGATTAGCACTACCTGCTGTTATTTACACTCAAAATAATTGTGCAGCTGTTTTACTTGATTATGATGAACAATCAAATAGCGCAACTGCAATCTTTCCTGAAATAAGTCAAGGTGAAACAAAAGTAAGCCTTGATGAACTTGAAAAAAGATATACAGGTAAATGTATCATTATAAAACCAGCATATAATTTTGAAAATAGAGTAAGCAAAGGCGTAAAAATAGAGCAACCTAAAAAATGGTTTTGGGGTGCAATGAAAAGAAACAAAGATTTATATATTAAAGTTATTATTGCTTCAATTTTTATTAATATTTTTGTAATTGCTACACCTTTATTTATTATGAATGTATATGACAGAATTTTACCAAATAATGCTATTGAAACTTTATGGGCATTGGCAATTGGTATTTTTGTTGTAATGACTTTTGACTTTATACTAAAAATTATTAGATCAAAATATCTAGCAAAAGCTTCAAAGAAAGCTGATATTATTATGTCAAATAAAATATTTGACCAATTACTAAATATTAGACTTGACCAAAGACCTGCTTCTACAGGTATGTTTGTAAATAGGCTTCAATCTTTTCAAGCTATTAGGGATTTTTTTGGTACAGCAACTATTGCGACTATAGTAGATATTCCATTTTTATTTATATTTATAGCAATAATCTTTTATATCGGTGGTCCTTTAGGTTGGATTACTGTTGCAACTTTAGTTATAGCTATACTTTTCTCACTTATTATGCAAAAGCCAATTCAAAAGTATGTTAAACAATCTTCAAAGGAAGAACAATTAAAGCATACTACCTTAAATGAAACAGTATCCGGTTTAGAAATAATTAAAAGTGTAAGAGGGCAAAATAGAATGAAAGCCCATTGGGATAAATCAATTGGTCAAACAGTATATTTTAATGAACAATCACAAGAATTATCTCAAATAACTTCATACTTTACGTCATTTATCTCTCAATTATCAAATATATTTATTATTATTGGTGGGGTTTATTTAGCAAGTACAGGTGATTTAACAATGGGTGGTATAGTTGCTGCTATGCTTTTAAATAGAAGAGCAATTTCTCCTGTATCTCAAATAGTAAATATGGTTTTAAGATATGATAAAACAGTATTAGCTTTAGACAACATAGACAAAATAATGCAAATGGAAGTTGAAAGAGAGAATAAAGTATATTTAAGTAGACCTGATTTAAAGGGTGAAATAGAGTTTAAAGATATTACATTTTCATATAAAGATAAGAACTATGAAGTTCTTAAAAATATTAATTTAAAGATTAAACAAGGTGAAAAAATTGCTATTTTAGGAAGAATAGGTTCTGGAAAATCAACTTTAGTAAAACTTCTTCAAAATTTATATGTACCTAAAAAAGGTTCAATCTTAATCGAGAAAACTGATGTAAGACAAATTGATCCTGTTGATTTAAGAAGGTCAATAGGTGTTGTTCCTCAAGAACCATTTTTATTTATGGGGAGTGTAAAAGACAACATTACAATTGGTGAACCATTTGCTACAGATGAAGAGATTTTAAAGGCTTCTAAAATCGCTGGTGTTCATGAATTTTTAGGTAAACATGAATCAGGTTATGATTTCATGCTAGGTGAAAGAGGAGAAGGTTTAAGTGGTGGAGAAATACAATCTATCACATTAGCAAGAGCCTTAGTTAGTAATCCAGATATTATGATTTTAGATGAACCAACAAACTCTATGGATAAACAAACTGAAAAACAGTTTATTAACAAACTTCATAATATTTTAGATGATCAAACTGTAATTGTTGTTACTCATAAAACATCAATGCTTGCACTTGTTGATAGAATAATTGTTTTAGATGACGGTAAGATTATAGCTGATGGCCCTAAAGAGAAAATTATTGCTTCAAAAAAGGAATCAAATGAAAAATGA
- a CDS encoding HlyD family type I secretion periplasmic adaptor subunit, whose translation MKNDVSFVHSLYGQANEKVKLKVDLVFFAIILFVTCMIVWASFAQVDELARGEGKVIPSSKIQTIQSLDGGLIEDILVKSGDKVKIEQALVKIDTTRFQATFEENKESYNQWLTMVERLKLEANIDISKKIPKLNFSKKVKEIGKGYLESQRKLYENRIDELKTSLKVFDSQINQKRQELAETKSKISQGRTNLKLIKAQRATVKRMVESGSKSRIELITVEKEYQQTRGDLRTFNLTVPKIQYAITEAKEKKQQRVKEFRTEASKELERILVEIKKVEARLVADTDKIEKTVIKSNVNGTVKEIYMNTIGGVVKSGVTLMDIIPDSKNLLVEAKIDPKDIAFINPSQDVMIKLTAYDYSIYGGLDGKIVEISADSIVDKDSKDGKSYYKVILETDKNYLEKDGEKHPIIPGMIARVDIVTGKKTIMDFILKPILKVKENSLSEK comes from the coding sequence ATGAAAAATGATGTAAGTTTTGTTCATAGCCTTTATGGTCAAGCAAATGAAAAAGTTAAGTTAAAAGTTGATTTAGTTTTTTTTGCAATTATTCTTTTTGTAACTTGTATGATAGTTTGGGCAAGTTTTGCCCAAGTTGATGAATTAGCAAGAGGTGAAGGTAAAGTAATTCCTTCTTCTAAAATACAAACTATCCAGTCTTTAGATGGCGGCTTAATTGAAGACATTTTAGTAAAAAGTGGAGATAAAGTAAAAATAGAACAAGCTTTAGTAAAAATAGATACAACAAGATTTCAAGCAACATTTGAAGAGAATAAAGAGAGTTATAATCAATGGCTAACAATGGTAGAGAGATTAAAACTTGAAGCAAATATAGATATAAGTAAAAAAATACCAAAATTAAACTTTTCTAAAAAAGTAAAAGAGATTGGTAAAGGATATTTAGAGTCACAAAGAAAGCTTTATGAAAATAGAATTGATGAGCTTAAAACGTCATTAAAAGTTTTTGATTCACAAATTAATCAAAAAAGACAAGAGTTAGCAGAAACTAAATCTAAAATATCTCAAGGAAGAACAAATTTAAAACTAATAAAAGCTCAAAGAGCTACTGTAAAAAGAATGGTTGAATCAGGTTCAAAATCAAGAATTGAGTTAATCACTGTTGAAAAAGAGTATCAGCAAACAAGAGGAGACTTAAGAACATTTAATCTTACAGTGCCGAAGATACAGTATGCAATAACAGAAGCAAAAGAGAAGAAACAACAAAGGGTAAAAGAATTTAGAACTGAAGCCTCAAAAGAGTTAGAGAGGATTTTAGTTGAGATAAAAAAAGTAGAAGCAAGACTTGTTGCGGATACTGATAAGATAGAAAAAACTGTAATAAAATCAAATGTAAATGGTACTGTAAAAGAGATTTATATGAACACTATTGGTGGGGTTGTAAAATCAGGTGTTACTTTAATGGATATTATTCCTGATAGTAAAAACTTGTTAGTTGAAGCAAAAATTGATCCTAAAGATATTGCTTTTATTAATCCTAGCCAAGATGTTATGATTAAACTTACAGCTTATGATTACTCTATTTATGGGGGATTAGATGGTAAGATAGTTGAAATTTCAGCTGATAGTATTGTAGATAAAGACTCAAAAGATGGAAAAAGTTATTATAAAGTAATACTTGAAACAGATAAAAACTATTTAGAAAAAGATGGTGAAAAACACCCAATTATTCCAGGAATGATTGCAAGAGTAGATATTGTAACAGGTAAAAAAACAATAATGGATTTTATTTTAAAACCAATTTTAAAAGTTAAAGAAAACTCTTTAAGTGAAAAGTAG